In the Nocardioides marmotae genome, GGCGGACGCGTCGGCCGACGACGGCGGCCCGGAGGCGGGGGTCACAGGGCCGAAGATAGACGACCCCCGGGCGCATCCCCCGTGGCGGTTGGCGTACTGTTCGACCTACTCGTGACAACCCAAGAGGAAGGCTCGTTCGTGGGTCTGCAACTCCCCCCGCGAGGGGTCGGGAAGGCCCGGCGCGGCCGCCGGGCGATCCTGCTCGCCGCCGTTCTCGGCCTCGCCGCCGTGCTCTCCGGATGCTCAGCGGATAGCCAGGAAGAATGGAAGAACCTGGCGATGCCATCGCCCGCCACGGAGCAGGGTGAGCACACCCTCGCGCTGTGGCAGGGAGCCTGGATCGCCGCCCTGGTCACCGGCGTCATCGTCTGGGCGCTCATCTTCTGGGCCGTGTGGCGCTACCGCCGCCGCAGCGACGACGAGATCCCGATCCAGACGCGCTACAACCTGCCGCTCGAGGTCTTCTACACGCTCGCGCCGATCATCATGGTGATCGTGTTCTTCTCGCACACCGTGCGGGTGCAGAACATCGTGCTGGACGACCCGACGCCCGACAACACCGTCGAGGTCGTGGGCCAGCAGTGGTCCTGGACGTTCAACTACGGCCTCGGTGAGCAGGACGCGTCGGCCAACGACGAGCTCACCGACGACGAGTACGCCTACGACGAGTACGCCTACGTGAGCGGCACCGGCTCGGACATCCCGACCCTGGTGCTGCCGGTCAACCAGACCACCCGCTTCAACCTCTACTCGCCCGACGTCATCCACGACTTCGGCGTGCCGGCGTTCCTCATCAAGATGGACGTCATCCCGGGCCGGGTGAACCACTACCAGGTCACCCCGAAGGAGATCGGCACGTACGCCGGCAAGTGCTACGAGCTCTGCGGTGTCTACCACTCCCGCATGCTCTTCAACGTCGAGGTCGTCAGCGAAGAGGACTACGCCGCGTACCTCGAGGAGCTCGAGGCGACCGGAAACACCAGTGACGGCCCGCTGATCGGTGGCGAGAACGCCGACACGCAGGTCGGCATGACCAACGAGGCGGACGAGTACGCCGAGGGAGGCGCAGAATGACCGCAACAGCAGCACGCACGGCCGACGTGACGGTCGCGCGCAAGCCCCTGGGGCAGCAGCTGGTCCGGCTCATGACGACCACGGACCACAAGCTGATCGGCAAGCTGTACCTCGGCACGTCGTTCTTCTGGTTCATCGTCGGCGGGCTGATGGCCCTGCTGATCCGGTCCGAGCTGGCCTACCCCGGCCAGCAGGTCGTGAACGACGAGCTGTACAACCAGCTGTTCACGATGCACGGCACGATCATGCTGCTGCTCTTCGCGACGCCGCTGTTCTTCGGCTTCGCCAACGTGATCATGCCGATCCAGATCGGTGCCCCGGACGTCGCGTTCCCGCGACTGAACATGTTCAGCTACTGGCTGTTCCTGTTCGGCGGCCTCATCGCCGCCTCCGGCTTCCTCACCCCGCAGGGTGCGGCCGACTTCGGTTGGTACGCCTACACCCCGCTGAGCGACGCGGTGCGCTCGCCCTCCGTGGGCGGCGACCTGTGGATCATGGGTCTCTACCTGGCCGGTCTGGGCACGATCCTGGGTGCGGTCAACTTCATCACCACGATCATCTCCATGCGTGCCCCCGGCATGACCATGTTCCGGATGCCGCTGTTCACCTGGAACACGCTGATCACCAGCATGCTCGTGCTGATCGCGTTCCCGATCCTGGCCGGCGCGCTGCTGATGCTGGAGGCCGACCGTCAGCTCGGCGCCCACGTCTTCGACACCGCCCACGGCGGATCGATCCTGTGGCAGCACCTGTTCTGGTTCTTCGGGCACCCAGAGGTGTACATCATCGCGCTGCCGTTCTTCGGCATCGTGACCGAGATCCTGCCGGTCTTCAGCCGCAAGCCGATCTTCGGCTACGTCGGCCTGGTCGGCGCGACCCTCGCCATCGCGATCCTCTCGGTCGCGGTGTGGGCCCACCACATGTTCGTCACCGGCGCGGTCGATCTGCCGTTCTTCTCCGGCATGACGTTCCTGATCGCGGTGCCAACAGGTGTGAAGTTCTTCAACTGGATCGGCACGATGTGGGGCGGGTCGGTGTCGCTGGACACCCCGATGCTGTGGAGCTTCGGCTTCCTCATCACCTTCCTCTTCGGTGGTCTCACCGGCATCATCCTGGCCAGCCCGCCGCTGGACTTCCACGTGACCGACTCCTACTTCGTGGTCGCGCACTTCCACTACGTCGTCTTCGGCACCGTGGTGTTCGCGATGTTCGCCGGCTTCTACTTCTGGTGGCCGAAGTTCACCGGGCGGATGCTCGACGAGCGCCTCGGCAAGGTCCACTTCTGGCTGCTGTTCGTCGGCTTCCACACGACCTTCCTCGTCCAGCACTGGCTGGGTGTCGAGGGCATGCCGCGCCGGTACGCCGACTACCTGCCCGAGGACGGCTTCACCACGCTGAACCAGGTCTCGACCATCGGGTCCTTCCTGCTCGCCGCCTCGACGCTGCCGTTCTTCTACAACGTCTACATCTCGGCGCGCGGACCGAAGGTCCTCGTCGACGACCCGTGGGGCTGGGGCCGCTCCCTGGAGTGGGCGACCAGCTGCCCGCCGCCGCGGCACAACTTCGTCTCCCTCCCGCGGATCCGCTCGGAGTCGCCGGCCTTCGACCTGCACCACCCGGAGGTCGCGGCCCTCGAGATGGAGCAGAACCAGGCGGCACGTGACGGCGGCTTCGCCGACGCACCCGACATGGAGGGCCGTGCCGGCCTGATCGACGAACGCACCCAGAACGACAAGGGGACCGACCGATGAAGGCCGAAGCCTGGATCTTCGCGATCTGCTCCATCTTCCTGGTGCTCGTCACGCCGGCGTACTGGTTCGTGACGTCGGCCAGCGACCAGGGTGGCGACTGGACCGGCACCTCCGCGCTGGTCATGACCACGCTCCTCGTGCTGATGGTGACCCTCTACCTGGGCTTCCACGCCCGGAAGATGGAGCCCCGTCCCGAGGACCGCAAGGACGCCGACATCGTGGACGGGGCCGGCGAGCTCGGCTTCTTCCCGCCGTACTCCTGGTGGCCGCTGTGGTGCGCCGCGACCCTCGCGGTCTGCGTCCTGGGCATCGCCGCCGCCGCCTGGTGGCTGTTCATCATCGGTGCCGTCCTCGGCGCGATCGCCCTGTGCGGCTTCGTCTTCGAGTACTACCGCGGAGAGCACGCCCACTGAGCAACACCCCTGGGGTCGACACCTCAGGGCAACCACGAAACCCGCCGTCCGGGCGCAACCGGACGGCGGGTTTTCGTGTCTCACTGGGGTCAGCACCTACTCTCGAGGAGTAGGCCGGCACCGAGCCGGAGCCCTCGACCGACTGCCGTGGAGTCCGCATGTCCGAGCGTCGTGCCCGCGCCCACCGGGGCGCAGCCCTCGCCGCCACCCTCGTCCTGACCCTTCCCCTCGCCGCCGCCTGCGACGGCTCCGGCTCGTCGCCGGGCGCGGCCGGCGCCCCCCGTACCCAGGCCGCTGCCGGGGTCGGGTCCGAGCCCACCGGCTCCATCAGCGCGAACGTGAGCGGCGGGTCGCGGCCCGTCCCGGTCGACAAGGTCGTCGAGGTCACGGCGAGCGACGCGACGCTGGACAAGGTCCGGCTCGCGCCGGCCGGCGGCCCGACCGAGGAGGCGCCCGCCGTCACCGGCCGGCTCTCGGAGGACGGCACCACCTGGCGCGCCGAGGACCGGCTGGAGCCGGGCGTCGCCTACCTGCTCCACGCGCGCGGCGAGGACGGCTCGGGCCAGCCGGTCCGCAGCACGGTGCGGTTCCGCACCGTCGACCTCACCCTCGACGAGCAGACCTACCCGTCGGTGGCGCCCCTGGACGGGGAGACCGTCGGGGTGGGGATGCCGGTCGTGGTGAACTTCGACGTCCCGGTGACCGACCGCGCCTCGATCGAGCGTCACCTGAAGGTCGACGCGACCCCGGCCCAGCCCGGCACCTGGCACTGGCTCAGCGACACCGAGGTGCACTACCGCCCGAAGAAGTACTGGAAGCCCGGGACGAAGGTGAGCGTCGACGTCGACGTGAACAGCGTGCCCGCCGGCGGCGGCGTCTACGGCCAGATGAGCCGCTCGCTCGACTTCACCGTCGGCGATGCCCACGTCTACCGGGTCGACGCGCAGGCCCACCACATGAAGGTCTTCTCCAACGGCAAGCTGCTGCGCACGCTCCCCGTGACGACCGGCAAGCCGGGCTTCACCACCCGCTCGGGCACGAAGGTCATCATCGAGAAGTTCGACGTCAAGCGGATGAACTCCGAGACCGTCGGCATCGCCGCCGGGAGCTCGGAGGCCTATGACATCGACGACGTCCAGTGGGCGATGCGGGTGACCTACTCCGGGGAGTTCATCCACGCCGCCCCGTGGTCGGTCGGCTCGCAGGGCCGCGCCAACGTCAGCCACGGCTGCACCGGGCTCAGCACGGCCGACGCCGGCTGGCTCTACGAGATGAGCCGCCGCGGCGACGTCGTGGAGTACGTCGGCACCGACCGGCAGATGACGCTCGACAACGGCTACGGCGACTGGAACGCCTCCTGGGCCGAGTACAAGGCCGGCTCGGCCCTGGGCTGACCCGGCGGGCGCCCGCTCAGTCGGCGAGCAGCTCGCGCACCCGCGGCGCCACCTCGGTGCCGTACAGCTCGATGCACTCCATGAGGTGGTCGTGGGGCAGCGGGCCGTGGGAGTACTTCAGGTCGAAGCGGTCGATGCCGAGGACGCGGACGGTCGCGGCGATCTTGCGGGCCACGGTCTCGGGCGACCCGACGAACAGCGCACCCTGGTCGGCCTCGGCGTCGAGCTGGGCGCGGGTGGCCGGCGGCCAGCCCCGCTCGCGGCCGATCCGGTCGCGGTTGGCCTTGAAGTGCGGGAAGAGCCGCTCCCGGGCCTCGGCGTCGGTGCGCGCCACGAACCCGGGGGAGTGCACCCCGACCGGGAGCCGCGGCTGGCCGAGCTCGTCGAGCGCGCGGTGGTAGAGGTCGACGTACGGCGCGAACCGCGCGGGCTCGCCGCCGATGATGGCGAGCATCAGGGGGAGGCCGTACCGCGCTGAGCGGACCACGGACTCCGGTGACCCGCCGACCGCGACCCAGGTGCGCAGCGGGTTCGCCGGCGCCGGCCAGACCCGCGCGTCGACCAGGGGCGCCCGGGTCTGCCCCTCCCAGCTGAGCGGCTCGCCCTGGGCAGTGGCCAGGCGGAGCCGGGCGAACAGGTCGAGCTTCTCGCTGAAGAGCACCTCGTAGTCGGCGAGGTCGAAGCCGAAGAGCGGGAAGGACTCGGTGAAGGAGCCGCGCCCGAGCGTGACCTCCGCCCGGCCGCCGGAGAGGGCGTCGATGGTCGCGAAGCGCTCCATGACCCGCACGGGGTCATCGGAGCTGAGCACGGTCACGGCGGAGCCGAGGCGGATCCGCTCGGTCGTGGTGGCCAGCCCGGCCAGCACCACGTCGGGGGCCGAGACCGCGTAGTCGTCGCGGTGGTGCTCGCCGATCCCGAAGGCGTCGACGCCGACCTCGTCGGCCAGGCGGCCCTGTGCGACCACGTCCCGCACCACCTCGGCGTGGGGCAGCAGTGCCCCGTCGGGTCCGACGGTGACGTCACCGAACGTGTCGAGGCCGAGCTGGATCTCCATGGCTGCCTTCCGGGTGGACCTGCGGTGTGGGAGTGGTGGGGGAGCGCGGGGGCGGTGCCGGTGCGCTGACCCCGGTACGCCGAGGGCCCCGGCCGCTGGTGCGGTCCGGGGCCCTCGGTCGGGTCATGCTGGTGGGTC is a window encoding:
- the ctaC gene encoding aa3-type cytochrome oxidase subunit II, which gives rise to MGLQLPPRGVGKARRGRRAILLAAVLGLAAVLSGCSADSQEEWKNLAMPSPATEQGEHTLALWQGAWIAALVTGVIVWALIFWAVWRYRRRSDDEIPIQTRYNLPLEVFYTLAPIIMVIVFFSHTVRVQNIVLDDPTPDNTVEVVGQQWSWTFNYGLGEQDASANDELTDDEYAYDEYAYVSGTGSDIPTLVLPVNQTTRFNLYSPDVIHDFGVPAFLIKMDVIPGRVNHYQVTPKEIGTYAGKCYELCGVYHSRMLFNVEVVSEEDYAAYLEELEATGNTSDGPLIGGENADTQVGMTNEADEYAEGGAE
- the ctaD gene encoding aa3-type cytochrome oxidase subunit I; this translates as MTATAARTADVTVARKPLGQQLVRLMTTTDHKLIGKLYLGTSFFWFIVGGLMALLIRSELAYPGQQVVNDELYNQLFTMHGTIMLLLFATPLFFGFANVIMPIQIGAPDVAFPRLNMFSYWLFLFGGLIAASGFLTPQGAADFGWYAYTPLSDAVRSPSVGGDLWIMGLYLAGLGTILGAVNFITTIISMRAPGMTMFRMPLFTWNTLITSMLVLIAFPILAGALLMLEADRQLGAHVFDTAHGGSILWQHLFWFFGHPEVYIIALPFFGIVTEILPVFSRKPIFGYVGLVGATLAIAILSVAVWAHHMFVTGAVDLPFFSGMTFLIAVPTGVKFFNWIGTMWGGSVSLDTPMLWSFGFLITFLFGGLTGIILASPPLDFHVTDSYFVVAHFHYVVFGTVVFAMFAGFYFWWPKFTGRMLDERLGKVHFWLLFVGFHTTFLVQHWLGVEGMPRRYADYLPEDGFTTLNQVSTIGSFLLAASTLPFFYNVYISARGPKVLVDDPWGWGRSLEWATSCPPPRHNFVSLPRIRSESPAFDLHHPEVAALEMEQNQAARDGGFADAPDMEGRAGLIDERTQNDKGTDR
- a CDS encoding cytochrome c oxidase subunit 4, with the protein product MKAEAWIFAICSIFLVLVTPAYWFVTSASDQGGDWTGTSALVMTTLLVLMVTLYLGFHARKMEPRPEDRKDADIVDGAGELGFFPPYSWWPLWCAATLAVCVLGIAAAAWWLFIIGAVLGAIALCGFVFEYYRGEHAH
- a CDS encoding L,D-transpeptidase; protein product: MSERRARAHRGAALAATLVLTLPLAAACDGSGSSPGAAGAPRTQAAAGVGSEPTGSISANVSGGSRPVPVDKVVEVTASDATLDKVRLAPAGGPTEEAPAVTGRLSEDGTTWRAEDRLEPGVAYLLHARGEDGSGQPVRSTVRFRTVDLTLDEQTYPSVAPLDGETVGVGMPVVVNFDVPVTDRASIERHLKVDATPAQPGTWHWLSDTEVHYRPKKYWKPGTKVSVDVDVNSVPAGGGVYGQMSRSLDFTVGDAHVYRVDAQAHHMKVFSNGKLLRTLPVTTGKPGFTTRSGTKVIIEKFDVKRMNSETVGIAAGSSEAYDIDDVQWAMRVTYSGEFIHAAPWSVGSQGRANVSHGCTGLSTADAGWLYEMSRRGDVVEYVGTDRQMTLDNGYGDWNASWAEYKAGSALG
- a CDS encoding LLM class flavin-dependent oxidoreductase; translated protein: MEIQLGLDTFGDVTVGPDGALLPHAEVVRDVVAQGRLADEVGVDAFGIGEHHRDDYAVSAPDVVLAGLATTTERIRLGSAVTVLSSDDPVRVMERFATIDALSGGRAEVTLGRGSFTESFPLFGFDLADYEVLFSEKLDLFARLRLATAQGEPLSWEGQTRAPLVDARVWPAPANPLRTWVAVGGSPESVVRSARYGLPLMLAIIGGEPARFAPYVDLYHRALDELGQPRLPVGVHSPGFVARTDAEARERLFPHFKANRDRIGRERGWPPATRAQLDAEADQGALFVGSPETVARKIAATVRVLGIDRFDLKYSHGPLPHDHLMECIELYGTEVAPRVRELLAD